One window from the genome of Cyclobacterium amurskyense encodes:
- the apaG gene encoding Co2+/Mg2+ efflux protein ApaG: MVTATTEGVKISVEATYQKEFSNPSLHHYVFTYKVTIKNCNPFTIQLLRRKWEIHDAAETVKLVEGEGVVGQQPVLEPGNVHTYLSGCTIRSGMGKMMGEFYVEKLNDGKLLTVTIPEFQLIANIFNN; encoded by the coding sequence ATGGTAACTGCAACTACAGAAGGTGTTAAGATTAGTGTTGAAGCGACCTACCAAAAGGAGTTTTCTAATCCTAGTTTGCACCATTATGTATTTACCTACAAGGTTACCATCAAAAACTGCAACCCTTTTACCATACAACTGCTTAGAAGAAAGTGGGAAATTCATGATGCAGCAGAAACTGTCAAACTTGTGGAAGGGGAGGGAGTAGTCGGTCAGCAACCTGTTTTAGAACCAGGGAATGTCCATACTTATCTTTCAGGATGTACCATCCGGTCTGGAATGGGTAAAATGATGGGTGAATTTTATGTGGAAAAGCTTAATGATGGAAAATTATTAACTGTAACCATTCCAGAGTTTCAACTTATCGCCAATATTTTCAATAATTGA